CTGAACGGCATCATCGGTACCACCGAACTGCTGCTGCGGGAAGACTTGGCTCCCGCCCACAAACAGCGACTGCAGACCTTGCTGGGAAGTGCCGAGGGTCTGATGGCGTTGCTCAACGACCTGCTCGATCTGGCCAGGGCCGATCGTCAGCAGGCGCCGCTGGTGACCCAGGCGGCGGTTCTGAGCGAAATCGTGGAATCGGTGCTCGACAGTCTCAAGCCACTGGCCGAGCAACGCGGTTTGCAACTGCAACTGGAGGCTGCCGATCCGCGCTTGCCTCGAAGGGTCAGGGTTGACCCCTTGCGCCTGCGGCAGATTCTGCTGAACCTGACTGCCAACGCCATCAAGTTCACTGAGGTCGGCAGTGTGCGCATCGTCCTCGAAGCGGCGGCGCCGGGCCAGGTGCGTTTCAGCGTGATCGATACCGGCATCGGCATACGCCCGGAAGATCGCGAGCGCATCTTCGAGCCCTTCGTCCAGGTGGATGCATCCTCCAGCCGACGATTCCAGGGTACCGGCCTCGGCTTGACCATCACCCGGCATTGGGTCAACGCCATGGGCGGTACTCTGAACGTCGAGAACGCGCCCGGAGGCGGCAGCTGTTTCAGCTTCACGCTGGCGCTGGAATCGACGCCGGAAGATACCGTGGCGACCGAGAGCGTCCCGGCCGAGCCCTCGAAGGGCTTTCCGGGCAAGGTCCTGGTCGTCGATGACGTCGACGTCAATCGCGATGTGGCCTTGGCGCAACTGCAGGCACTGGGGCTGGAGAGTGTGGCGGCGGATGGCGGCGCACAGGCCGTCGCCATGGTTGCGGAGGGCGATTTCGACCTGATCCTGCTTGATTGCCAGATGCCGGGAATGGATGGCTATGCCACGGCAGCGGCGATTCGCCGCATGGCCATCGCGCGGCAACCGAAGATTGTGGCGGTCACCGCCAACGCCCAGCCGGGTGAGCGCGAGCGCTGCCTGGCGGCTGGCATGGACGACTATCTGGCCAAACCGGTGAGGCTGGTCCATCTGCGGCAGTTGTTTCAGCGGCTGAGCGCCGCTGATGATGGGGCAGGTATCATCGGCGAATGACCAAGACCCCTACCGAAGCTCTGCCGCTGGTGCGGCTCAAGACCGAGCGCCGCTCGAACCATCCCTGGATATTTCAGAAGATGGTCGAGAAGCCGGACCCGAAACCGCGTCCTGGCAGCGTGGTCGATATAGAAGACCGCACCGGTGCCTGGGTGGGCCGCGGATTCTACAATGGCCATTCGCGCATCGCCCTGCGGGTACTCACCGAGCAGCCGGAGCTGGTCGTCGATGCGGATTTCTTTCGCTACCGCATCGCCCGGGCGCTGGAACTGCGGCGCCAGGTGCTCAGGCTGGACGAAGTCACCGACGCCTATCGGGTGATCCACTCCGAAGGCGATGACCTGAGTGGACTGGTGGTCGATCGTTTTGCCGACACCCTGGTCATCGAGTATTTCTCGGCTGGCATGTGGCGCTTGCGCGACGTCATTCGGCGCGCGCTGGCCGAGCACTTCGGTGACCATCAGTTCTACTGGTTTGCCGAAGAGCATGTTGCCAAGCAGGAGAGTTTCGATTGCTCGGTGCCGGCGCCGCCGCCGCCGACCACGATCACCGAGTACGGCCTGCGCTTCAAGGTGGCGCCGGGTCAGAAGCACAAGACCGGTTTCTTTGCCGATCAGCGCGACAACCGCAAGCGCCTCGGGGATTTTTCGGCGGGCAAGCGGGTGCTTGATCTGTGCTGCAATTCCGGTGGTTTTGCCATCTATGCCGCTGCCGCCGGTGCCGAGGAAGTGGTGGGCGTGGATCTGGACGAGGAAGTGCTGGAACTGGCGAAGCACAACGCGCGGCTGAACAAGCTGCGTGCGCGTTTTGTCCACGCCGACATTTTTCCGTGGCTGCGCGATGCCGCCAACAACGGCGAACAGTTCGACACCGTCATCCTGGATCCGGCCAAGATGACCCGCGACCGCGAAAAGGTCATTCCGGCGCTGAAGAAGTATCTGGATATGAACAAGGCGGCGCTGGCGGTGGTCAAACCCGGTGGCATCCTGCTGACCTGTTCTTGCACGGGCCTGGTCAGCGAGGAGCAGTTCCTGGACATGATCCGGCGCGCCGCCTTCTACGCCAATCGCACGGTCCAGATCCTGGAAGTGCGCGGTGCCGGCGCCGATCACCCCTGGCTGGCGCACGTGCAGGAATCGCGCTACCTGAAATCGGTGTTCTGCAGGGTCTATTGAGAGTCCCGCTCGCCCCTGGCGGTGCGCTTGGTCGCGAATCAAACAGGGGGCGGGGGGCAGGGGACCCACGTCGCGGCACGGCCAGATCATGCGTCGAGGTTGGACCCCTGCCCCCTTCCCCTTCTTCGTGATTCAGTAGATCAATAAGTTACGACATGTTTGGTGAGGGCCGCTTGTGGCGCGGCCCTCAGGGCACCACCAGCACCTTGCCGGCGGCATGTCCGGCTTCGACATAGGCCAGTGCTTCGGCCGCGTCCTTGAGCGGGTAGCGACGGTCTATCTCCGGGCGCAGCTGACCCGCGTCGACCAGACTGACCAGTTCCGCCAGTTGGGCGCCGTCGGGGCGCATGAACAGATAGTGGTAGTTGACGCCGCGGGCTCGGGCAGCGGCGCGCTCCGGGCGGGTCAGGAAGGCCAGTATCCAGGTCAGCGGCGGACCGACGCCCCAGGCGCGCGCCACCTCGGGGGTGGGCATCGCCGCTATCGAGATCACATGACCGCCAGGCCGGGTGATGGCAATCGAGCGCAGCAAGGTGTTGCCACCCTGGGTGTCGAGCACCACATCGGCGCCATGCATGATCTGCTCGAAGCGCGTGGTGCGGTAGTCGATCACGGCATCGGCACCCAACCGCAGGCAGCGCTCCCGATTCTTGTCGCTGGCCGTGGTGTAGACCTTCGCCCCTTTCCAGCGACCCAGCTGCAGCGCGAAATGGCCGACACCGCCGGCGCCGGCATGCACCAGCAGGGTTTGCCCGGCGCTGAGCTGGCCCAGTTCGAACAGCGCCTGCCAGGCGGTCAGGCCCGCCAGGGGCAGGGCCGCGGCATCGACCAGATCGATGCTCGACGGGGCCAGGGCGGCATCGGACTCAGCCACCAGCGCGCGCTCGGCAAAGGCGCCGATACGGGTCTTTCCGAGGCGGGCGATGATGCGGTCGCCGGGCTTGAAGCGGGTCACCGCGGCGCCCACCTCGCGCACGGTGCCGGACAGATCATTGCCCAGGACCAGCGGAAAATCGAAGCGCATCATCGACTTGACCTTGCCCTGGCGGAGCTTGAAATCGATCGGATTGACGCTGGCGGCGGCGACCTCGACCAGCAGATCGTGAGCGCCGGGGCTGGGTTCGGGCAAGGTCCCCACGCGCAGGCGCTCGGGTCCGCCGTAGGCTTCGATGTAGGCTGCGAGCATGGTCCTATCCCCTGCTGGTTGTGCTCAGCTCAAGTGCCGGCGATCTTGATGCCAGCCATTGTCTCAGTTCCGGCATGGGCAGTGCGGCGCTGTAATGGAAGCCCTGAGCCCAGTCACAGCCATGGCGCTGGATGAAGGCCAGATCGGCCTTGCGCTCCACGCCTTCGGCCACCAGCTCCATGCCCAGATTGTGACCCAATCCGATGACCGAGCGGCAGATGATCGCCGAGTCCGGATCGTCGGCCACACCCATCACGAAGGACTTGTCGATCTTCAGCTTCTGCACCGGGAAGCGCTTCAGATAGGCCAGCGAGGAATAGCCGGTGCCGAAGTCGTCGACCGACAGACTGACGCCCAAGCTGCGCAGCCGAAGCATCAGGGCCACGGCCTCATCCTGATCGTGCATCAACACGGTCTCGGTGAGCTCGAACTCGAGCCGATCAGCCGTCAGCGCGTGGCGAGCCAGCGCCGAACTGACCGTCTTGACCAGCTCCGGGTCATGGAATTGGGCCAGGGACAGATTCAGTGCCAATCGTACGCGTGGCAATCCGGCAGCATCCCAGGCAGCCAGATCGGCGAGGGCGCGCTCGATCACCCACTGCCCCATGGCCGCGATCAGGCCGCTGCTCTCGCACAGCGGAACGAACAGGTCGGGCGCCAGCAGGCCGCGTTGCGGGTGCTGCCAGCGAATCAGCGCCTCAATGCCGTGCAGGGCGCCGCTGCTCGCCGACACCACCGGCTGATAGTGCAGAACAAATTGATTGCCGGCGATGGCATTGGCCAGGTCGTCCAGCAGTGCGCGCCGTTCGGTCAACTCGTGATGCAGACGCTCGGTATAGAAGCGATAGGTGTTCCGGCCCTCGGCCTTGGCGTGATACATGGCCAGATCGGCCTTGCGCAGCAGTTGGTCGGCGTTCTGGTCGTCGTTGGGGCAGAGCGTGATGCCGACGCTGACGCCCACTTGCACGCGATGC
The Rhodanobacteraceae bacterium genome window above contains:
- a CDS encoding class I SAM-dependent rRNA methyltransferase; translated protein: MTKTPTEALPLVRLKTERRSNHPWIFQKMVEKPDPKPRPGSVVDIEDRTGAWVGRGFYNGHSRIALRVLTEQPELVVDADFFRYRIARALELRRQVLRLDEVTDAYRVIHSEGDDLSGLVVDRFADTLVIEYFSAGMWRLRDVIRRALAEHFGDHQFYWFAEEHVAKQESFDCSVPAPPPPTTITEYGLRFKVAPGQKHKTGFFADQRDNRKRLGDFSAGKRVLDLCCNSGGFAIYAAAAGAEEVVGVDLDEEVLELAKHNARLNKLRARFVHADIFPWLRDAANNGEQFDTVILDPAKMTRDREKVIPALKKYLDMNKAALAVVKPGGILLTCSCTGLVSEEQFLDMIRRAAFYANRTVQILEVRGAGADHPWLAHVQESRYLKSVFCRVY
- a CDS encoding NADP-dependent oxidoreductase, which codes for MLAAYIEAYGGPERLRVGTLPEPSPGAHDLLVEVAAASVNPIDFKLRQGKVKSMMRFDFPLVLGNDLSGTVREVGAAVTRFKPGDRIIARLGKTRIGAFAERALVAESDAALAPSSIDLVDAAALPLAGLTAWQALFELGQLSAGQTLLVHAGAGGVGHFALQLGRWKGAKVYTTASDKNRERCLRLGADAVIDYRTTRFEQIMHGADVVLDTQGGNTLLRSIAITRPGGHVISIAAMPTPEVARAWGVGPPLTWILAFLTRPERAAARARGVNYHYLFMRPDGAQLAELVSLVDAGQLRPEIDRRYPLKDAAEALAYVEAGHAAGKVLVVP